The following coding sequences are from one Streptomyces sp. NBC_00536 window:
- a CDS encoding PH domain-containing protein — protein MSHDTEHWAATGTPHGAAEDPQWSRLSPRLLLVNLSMLAGPLALFAVTVALTGANLQALISLGSLLIVFLVITGISTMRLLTTRYRVTADRVELRSGLLFRSRRSVPVDRVRNVDVEAKPMHRLFGLTSLRIGTGDNSASSRKLALDGITRRQARQLRRLLIDLRGSGRATGQDEDVTIAEMDWAWLRYAPLTIWGVGSVLAGVGTAYRILHEMKVDPLELGIVKDIEDRFGSVPLWFGILVAVVITAAVGAAVSTVTFVDAWTNYRLERERDGFFRIRRGLLISRSVTIEERRLRGVEIAEPMLLRWAGGAALSAIASGLSSTDQNRNRASLTPPVPRDEALRVAADVLAEEGSPTELTKLVRHSRAALRRRINRGLLVLAAVVAVPLGLGLWLTPVLVHTAWITALVGLPVVFVLANDAYRALGHGIRDRYLVVRAGTFTRRTVALQRDGVIGWNISRSYFQRRNGLLTIGATTAGVGCYKVRDVSVGAGLAYADEAVPRLLAPFIERVPRG, from the coding sequence ATGAGCCACGACACCGAACACTGGGCGGCCACCGGGACCCCCCACGGCGCCGCCGAAGACCCGCAGTGGAGCAGGCTCAGCCCCCGGCTGCTGCTGGTCAACCTGAGCATGCTCGCCGGACCGCTCGCCCTGTTCGCCGTCACGGTCGCCCTGACCGGCGCCAACCTCCAGGCCCTCATCTCGCTCGGCTCCCTGCTGATCGTCTTCCTGGTCATCACCGGGATCAGCACGATGCGGCTGCTGACCACCCGCTACCGCGTCACCGCCGACCGGGTCGAACTTCGCTCCGGCCTGCTCTTCCGCAGCCGCCGCTCGGTCCCCGTCGACCGGGTCCGCAACGTCGACGTCGAAGCCAAGCCGATGCACCGCCTCTTCGGCCTCACCTCGCTGCGCATCGGCACCGGCGACAACTCCGCGTCCAGCCGCAAGCTCGCCCTCGACGGCATCACCAGGCGCCAGGCCAGGCAACTGCGCAGGCTCCTCATCGACCTCCGCGGCAGCGGGCGCGCCACCGGCCAGGACGAAGACGTCACCATCGCCGAGATGGACTGGGCCTGGCTGCGCTACGCGCCCCTCACCATCTGGGGCGTCGGCAGTGTCCTCGCCGGCGTCGGCACCGCCTACCGCATCCTGCACGAGATGAAGGTCGATCCCCTCGAACTGGGCATCGTCAAGGACATCGAGGACCGCTTCGGTTCCGTACCCCTGTGGTTCGGCATCCTCGTCGCCGTCGTGATCACCGCCGCCGTGGGCGCCGCGGTCTCCACCGTCACCTTCGTGGACGCCTGGACCAACTACCGTTTGGAGCGCGAGCGGGACGGTTTCTTCCGCATCCGCCGCGGACTGCTCATCTCCCGCTCCGTCACCATCGAGGAGCGCAGGCTGCGCGGCGTCGAGATCGCCGAGCCCATGCTGCTGCGCTGGGCGGGCGGCGCCGCTCTGAGCGCCATAGCCAGCGGCCTCAGCAGCACCGACCAGAACCGCAACCGCGCCTCCCTCACCCCGCCCGTGCCCCGGGACGAGGCCCTGCGGGTCGCCGCCGACGTCCTCGCCGAGGAAGGGTCCCCGACGGAGCTGACCAAGCTCGTACGGCACTCCCGCGCCGCCCTGCGCCGTCGGATCAACCGCGGCCTGCTGGTCCTCGCGGCCGTCGTCGCGGTCCCGCTGGGCCTGGGGCTGTGGCTCACCCCCGTCCTGGTGCACACCGCCTGGATCACGGCGCTCGTCGGCCTGCCGGTCGTCTTCGTCCTCGCCAACGACGCCTACCGCGCCCTCGGCCACGGAATCCGCGACCGCTACCTCGTCGTCCGGGCCGGCACCTTCACCCGCCGCACCGTCGCCCTCCAGCGGGACGGCGTCATCGGCTGGAACATCTCCCGCTCCTACTTCCAGCGACGCAACGGACTCCTCACCATCGGCGCCACCACCGCGGGCGTCGGCTGCTACAAGGTGCGGGACGTGTCCGTCGGCGCCGGCCTCGCCTACGCCGACGAGGCCGTACCCAGGCTGCTCGCCCCGTTCATCGAACGGGTCCCGCGCGGCTGA
- a CDS encoding PH domain-containing protein, with translation MQDVRLRPPRNRVEARAVGWWTLQSSMFALPLPIVFGVLYLCIPPARPFFGWAFLISLVPGLAYMAVMPVWRYRVHRWETTDEAVYAASGWLWQQWRVVPMSRIQTVDTLRGPLQQLFGLSGITVTTASYSGAVKIKGIDHRTAQHVVEHLTRVTQATPGDAT, from the coding sequence ATGCAAGATGTCAGGCTCAGGCCCCCGCGCAATCGTGTCGAAGCCCGGGCAGTGGGATGGTGGACGCTCCAGTCCTCGATGTTCGCCCTGCCCCTGCCGATCGTCTTCGGCGTGCTGTATCTCTGCATCCCGCCCGCCAGGCCGTTCTTCGGCTGGGCCTTCCTGATCTCGCTCGTACCGGGCCTCGCCTACATGGCCGTCATGCCGGTCTGGCGCTACCGGGTGCACCGTTGGGAAACCACCGACGAAGCCGTCTACGCGGCCTCAGGCTGGCTCTGGCAGCAGTGGCGGGTCGTGCCGATGTCCCGCATCCAGACCGTGGACACCCTGCGCGGGCCCCTCCAGCAGCTCTTCGGCCTCTCCGGCATCACCGTCACCACCGCCTCCTACTCCGGCGCCGTGAAGATCAAGGGAATCGACCACCGGACCGCGCAGCACGTGGTCGAGCACCTCACCAGGGTGACCCAGGCCACGCCCGGGGACGCGACATGA
- a CDS encoding nucleotide disphospho-sugar-binding domain-containing protein, translating into MRVLFVSYPAIGHVFPIVPLAWALRSAGHEVLVASAGDALEAANAGLHVADVSPGFHLEDFLQSTAAELMARLRGPGGVDPMDGLTLFAHLNNHLADGIVRTADAFKPDLIVFEQIFVSGLIAAARLGVPAVQHNFGFARGTQLRELTVSMLTETMARHGVDRVADRVPTIDIAPPSMAEPERDGWSMRPVPYNSGAVLPDWLLEEPGRRRVGVTLGTASVHINGLGPVQRLAAAAAGVDAEFVLALGDVDTTALGELPPNVRAVGWVPLTALLQTCDAAVHHGGAGTTLAALNAGVPQLVLPDGADRHINAEAVRDRGAGLLGTADDLGAEVLVQLLSDGKMTAAAREVREEIRSMPSPVSLVPRLEELAG; encoded by the coding sequence GTGCGCGTACTGTTTGTGTCCTATCCGGCCATCGGCCACGTTTTCCCCATAGTTCCGCTGGCCTGGGCGTTGCGCTCGGCCGGCCATGAGGTGCTGGTCGCCAGCGCGGGCGACGCCCTGGAGGCCGCCAACGCCGGTCTGCACGTGGCGGATGTCTCCCCCGGCTTCCATCTGGAGGACTTCCTCCAGTCGACGGCCGCCGAGCTGATGGCCCGCCTGCGCGGTCCGGGCGGTGTCGACCCGATGGACGGGCTGACGCTCTTCGCCCACCTCAACAACCACCTGGCGGACGGCATCGTGCGGACCGCCGACGCCTTCAAGCCCGATCTGATCGTCTTCGAGCAGATCTTCGTGTCCGGTCTGATCGCGGCGGCGCGCCTCGGTGTGCCGGCCGTGCAGCACAACTTCGGTTTCGCGCGGGGTACGCAGCTGCGCGAGCTGACGGTGTCGATGCTCACCGAGACGATGGCGCGGCACGGCGTGGACCGGGTGGCCGACCGGGTCCCGACGATCGACATCGCGCCGCCGAGCATGGCGGAGCCCGAGCGGGACGGCTGGTCGATGCGGCCGGTCCCGTACAACAGCGGTGCAGTGCTGCCGGACTGGCTGCTGGAGGAGCCGGGGCGGCGCCGGGTCGGGGTGACCCTCGGCACGGCCTCGGTGCACATCAACGGTCTGGGGCCGGTGCAGCGGCTCGCGGCGGCGGCCGCCGGGGTGGACGCGGAGTTCGTGCTGGCGCTGGGCGATGTGGACACGACGGCGCTCGGCGAACTGCCGCCCAACGTCCGGGCCGTGGGGTGGGTGCCGCTGACGGCGCTGCTGCAGACCTGCGACGCGGCGGTGCACCACGGCGGTGCGGGCACGACGCTGGCGGCGCTGAACGCGGGTGTGCCGCAGCTCGTCCTGCCGGACGGAGCGGACCGTCACATCAACGCGGAGGCCGTACGGGACCGGGGTGCGGGTCTGCTCGGTACGGCCGATGACCTCGGCGCGGAGGTCCTCGTACAGCTGCTGTCGGACGGGAAGATGACGGCGGCCGCCCGCGAGGTGCGCGAGGAGATCCGGTCGATGCCCTCTCCGGTGTCGCTGGTGCCGAGGCTGGAGGAGCTGGCGGGCTGA